One genomic segment of Ictalurus punctatus breed USDA103 chromosome 12, Coco_2.0, whole genome shotgun sequence includes these proteins:
- the LOC108261271 gene encoding TBC1 domain family member 10A isoform X1 has product MMEWFMCAFSRTLPWASVLRVWDMFLCDGVKMIFCVGLVVLTSMLGTRDKLKACPGQYETMEVLRAIEPRYMQEGFFVLQVLELQVSAQDVEREQRMQLKRWKKKHGEPGPKLPQRMHSARTIMATEPHTHQDLRQKPTIMVQYPSITEEKSEPNLRKKGGSLKKNQALIPNPYALPGESKPSQILDIQLLNQENLNLVLPNTPSHPPRLPTMQENQVKETSTSTERLVQHPRIPPSIRNWRNLSLCNIYPSLLLLYTDHLQRSVLTC; this is encoded by the exons ATGATGGAGTGGTTCATGTGCGCCTTCTCCAGAACTCTGCCCTGGGCCTCGGTCCTCAGAGTGTGGGACATGTTCCTGTGTGACg GAGTGAAAATGATATTCTGTGTGGGTTTGGTGGTGTTGACGTCCATGCTGGGTACTCGGGATAAGCTCAAGGCCTGTCCGGGTCAGTATGAGACCATGGAGGTCCTCAGAGCGATTGAGCCTAGATACATGCAGGAGGGCTTCTTCGTGCTCCAG GTTCTGGAGTTGCAGGTATCGGCACAGGACGTGGAACGTGAGCAACGCATGCAGCTGAAGCGCTGGAAGAAGAAGCACGGCGAGCCCGGCCCCAAACTCCCTCAGAGAATGCACAGTGCTCGCACCATCATGGCCACCGAGCCTCATACACACCAAGACCTCCGCCAGAAACCCACCATTATGGTCCAGTACCCATCGATCACTGAGGAGAAGTCCGAGCCGAACCTCAGGAAGAAGGGAGGGAGCCTGAAGAAAAACCAAGCCCTCATTCCGAACCCCTATGCGCTACCTGGCGAGTCTAAACCTAGTCAGATATTGGACATACAGCTTCTGAACCAGGAAAATCTCAATCTTGTACTTCCAAATACACCATCACATCCACCACGGCTCCCTACAATGCAGGAAAatcaggtcaaagagacgagcACTTCTACAGAGCGACTCGTGCAGCATCCTCGAATTCCTCCATCGATAAGAAACTGGCGGAATCTATCCCTCTGCAACATCTATCCCTCCTTACTGCTCCTGTACACGGATCACCTTCAGCGTAGCGTCCTCACCTGCTGA
- the LOC108261271 gene encoding TBC1 domain family member 10A isoform X2, translated as MIFCVGLVVLTSMLGTRDKLKACPGQYETMEVLRAIEPRYMQEGFFVLQVLELQVSAQDVEREQRMQLKRWKKKHGEPGPKLPQRMHSARTIMATEPHTHQDLRQKPTIMVQYPSITEEKSEPNLRKKGGSLKKNQALIPNPYALPGESKPSQILDIQLLNQENLNLVLPNTPSHPPRLPTMQENQVKETSTSTERLVQHPRIPPSIRNWRNLSLCNIYPSLLLLYTDHLQRSVLTC; from the exons ATGATATTCTGTGTGGGTTTGGTGGTGTTGACGTCCATGCTGGGTACTCGGGATAAGCTCAAGGCCTGTCCGGGTCAGTATGAGACCATGGAGGTCCTCAGAGCGATTGAGCCTAGATACATGCAGGAGGGCTTCTTCGTGCTCCAG GTTCTGGAGTTGCAGGTATCGGCACAGGACGTGGAACGTGAGCAACGCATGCAGCTGAAGCGCTGGAAGAAGAAGCACGGCGAGCCCGGCCCCAAACTCCCTCAGAGAATGCACAGTGCTCGCACCATCATGGCCACCGAGCCTCATACACACCAAGACCTCCGCCAGAAACCCACCATTATGGTCCAGTACCCATCGATCACTGAGGAGAAGTCCGAGCCGAACCTCAGGAAGAAGGGAGGGAGCCTGAAGAAAAACCAAGCCCTCATTCCGAACCCCTATGCGCTACCTGGCGAGTCTAAACCTAGTCAGATATTGGACATACAGCTTCTGAACCAGGAAAATCTCAATCTTGTACTTCCAAATACACCATCACATCCACCACGGCTCCCTACAATGCAGGAAAatcaggtcaaagagacgagcACTTCTACAGAGCGACTCGTGCAGCATCCTCGAATTCCTCCATCGATAAGAAACTGGCGGAATCTATCCCTCTGCAACATCTATCCCTCCTTACTGCTCCTGTACACGGATCACCTTCAGCGTAGCGTCCTCACCTGCTGA
- the LOC128634129 gene encoding histone H3 yields MARTKQTARKSTGGKAPRKQLATKAARKSAPATGGVKKPHRYRPGTVALREIRRYQKSTELLIRKLPFQRLVREIAQDFKTDLRFQSSAVMALQEASEAYLVGLFEDTNLCAIHAKRVTIMPKDIQLARRIRGERA; encoded by the coding sequence AtggcaagaaccaagcagaccgCCCGTAAGTCCACCGGTGGCAAGGCGCCAAGGAAGCAGCTCGCCACTAAGGCTGCCCGCAAGAGCGCGCCGGCTACCGGCGGCGTGAAGAAGCCTCACCGTTACAGGCCCGGCACCGTGGCTCTGAGGGAGATCCGCCGTTATCAGAAGTCTACTGAGCTGCTCATCCGCAAGCTACCCTTCCAGCGCCTGGTGAGAGAAATCGCTCAGGACTTCAAGACCGACTTGCGTTTCCAGAGCTCGGCCGTCATGGCCCTGCAGGAAGCGAGCGAGGCATACCTGGTCGGTCTGTTCGAGGACACCAACCTGTGCGCTATCCacgccaagagagtgaccatcatgcccaaggatattcagctggcccgccgtattcgcggagaacgcgcttaa
- the LOC128634132 gene encoding histone H2A, translating into MSGRGKTGGKARAKAKTRSSRAGLQFPVGRVHRLLRKGNYAERVGAGAPVYLAAVLEYLTAEILELAGNAARDNKKTRIIPRHLQLAVRNDEELNKLLGGVTIAQGGVLPNIQAVLLPKKTEKAVKTK; encoded by the coding sequence ATGagtggcagaggaaaaaccggcgGAAAAGCTAGAGCTAAGGCCAAGACTCGTTCATCCAgggctggacttcagttccccgtGGGACGTGTGCACAGGCTTCTGCGTAAAGGCAACTATGCCGAGCGCGTCGGTGCCGGCGCTCCGGTCTACCTAGCCGCAGTGTTGGAGTATCTGACCGCTGAGATCCTGGAGTTGGCTGGTAACGCCGCCCGTGACAACAAGAAGACCCGTATCATTCCCCGACACTTGCAGCTCGCCGTGCGTAACGACGAGGAGCTGAACAAACTGCTCGGCGGAGTGACCATCGCTCAAGGTGGTGTGCTGCCCAACATTCAGGCTGTGCTTCTGCCTAAAAAGACCGAGAAGGCCGTCAAGACTAAGTAA
- the LOC128634121 gene encoding histone H1-like — translation MAEVAPAPAAAPAKAPKKKAASRAKKTGPSVGELIVKAVSSSKERSGVSLAALKKALAAGGYDVEKNNSRVKIAVKGLVTKGTLVQTKGTGASGSFKLNKKQTESKKPVKKAAPKAKKPAAKKPAATKKPKKVAAKKPAAAAKKSPKKAKKPAAAAKKATKSPKKAKKPATPKKAAKSPKKAKAVKPKTAKPKATKAKKAAPKKK, via the coding sequence ATGGCAGAAGTCGCACCCGCTCCCGCCGCCGCGCCGGCCAAAGCGCCCAAGAAGAAAGCAGCTTCGAGAGCAAAAAAAACCGGCCCTAGCGTCGGCGAGCTGATCGTCAAAGCCGTTTCCTCGTCTAAGGAGAGGAGCGGCGTGTCTCTCGCTGCTCTGAAGAAAGCGCTGGCTGCCGGCGGATACGATGTGGAGAAGAACAACTCCCGCGTCAAGATCGCCGTTAAGGGTCTCGTGACTAAAGGCActctggtgcagaccaaagggaCCGGCGCGTCTGGCTCTTTCAAGCTGAACAAGAAGCAGACCGAATCCAAGAAGCCCGTGAAGAAAGCCGCGCCCAAAGCGAAAAAGCCCGCCGCCAAAAAGCCCGCCGCTACTAAGAAGCCCAAGAAGGTAGCGGCCAAGAAACCCGCCGCCGCGGCCAAGAAGTCTCCTAAGAAGGCGAAGAAGCCCGCCGCCGCCGCAAAGAAAGCCACCAAGAGCCCGAAGAAGGCGAAAAAGCCCGCGACCCCTAAAAAGGCAGCCAAGAGCCCCAAGAAAGCGAAAGCTGTCAAGCCCAAGACCGCAAAGCCTAAAGCGACAAAGGCGAAGAAGGCAGCACccaaaaagaagtaa